A genomic region of Equus caballus isolate H_3958 breed thoroughbred chromosome 1, TB-T2T, whole genome shotgun sequence contains the following coding sequences:
- the STARD9 gene encoding stAR-related lipid transfer protein 9 isoform X6, translated as MERVRKQPRRMVSQSLASLGQSANKLKPKDEPEALTPSTQTRRAKGPAESGRAPAEWRKEGNLRTHKPAKGASCSSSHPRGPKQAAGHGKPARTLCAESKPPSPNRASKRQQRVLAARVRDISKKPSCLPHGRCMKRQHSAGGPDMMASLTDASPVTDHARENDDDLSDTDSSYSVDSLSHVYAKALTEPLKPEDPQGKERDLPEPENSESNDSQISEDSLAEKEYQSPQDSPGGSCLTNSQGHPRARARASVRGFSTSSDSGLFAQTHRSFSLDSLVDAEEELGGDQEEPFFGLADEMPTETFWHLQTSSLPIVDQEAMCRLGPITYRTGARLDAILPTSSSFYLALQPHCEQSESEVEAQSSEQASTLRGMQLSRGSPLLSMDSWFSCDSKINPSSPPGVVGSLCPSPDVQEFQRCGWERSGYWLNMEELKPTGAETVLPCSPRLLQGGARDANAVPAVDTSRLSRWGSHRLLQPGADGTFQARGIPDMAQQGHSEASSVSSMLAASAASFTHVGSTPEKDWTALQQKYLFELSHPVLEAIGEPRPAFSSLKEDSGSLNQAPIKGGDTLLPVGSGVSSSLDFNNFPIHLSKIRRLRAEKEQDSMSLELEDTSDFFTTSEIEESNSGTYSADVESLTSGTTNAQVFAAENKIANSMVEAREVKQNNLEESSSQGSRKPGLMTSSDECSLPKNPCHSNVTIATKEDHWPQGCAPLRKNRAGQEGQLTHKSHHPLQEEKADYQESSKEVGRRHTNLSFAFPSGPELSLHSALWNPFPSSLQPPLLETFYVTKSRDVLTETALEIPACREARVPSPPPREAWGFGYDHQVLQNVYLKNNLPVLLQNQNSKIASSQQVTTQRPIDLNTKEVSRETGKCLGNVKEESHNSDYFFVAQNRHFLPSTSTKVGEFESQVGILNKHSLPALKEGEKATVQSYCNVSSHSSGSWKPLLVCESEVGGEEEQHQNAVLRQTQAFGTNRQFPSGAKSDFVYKTINLGLDKDMLGETALSLKSRSVHHRVSSPEKMTRDESLTHKEEGKNETGLLGKALHPKDSSEEGKLPWTEFTYERFQSVACSQERNPNECKGPGQSQEMLNTKEELSGKKQNKRVNNADEMARLIRSVMQLENGILEIESKQNKQLCVSNTLGVSKEFVIQDQKDQEMADHEPVPIRHFSFKDQPSSPKQTDDVIFRDGEDGEMGVDSSSGKDPQVRKITLSPFQSRECIQDVKFVREHTHPAVLDRPTRDTCDYLGTCTAHRESTNTSVNPRRTKALARALPLQSRPNKSSEKEGKLVNASASPKGEPCGLGSLEELETVKGFQESHVAKCVSSSKQEEPKVQGRVDEMAVQRGGSLQEENKMISLIQKLPSPSQHCMGTFFSQETGPLLNQPGFSRAPHQDLSNTLPLNSPRLPRSYPLASDSIGISSVDYVLDPTMLKMSDSPLVTGAVCQDQSGEPRSCSPQGTVAGGSSIVHSAWCGSAISMAMGSRGQSSVPESIPLGAEGRRSASTSPQDHGENLRNTLMGLSTRVGSAPEDEAAVQGGTSRASSLNRVSSPLEVRASCLLEEGNDQGREVRQKAEEVAEDLSPTSGAFSAPVSLPTVPHLEPSAPTSTGLAMLEETSQAKAQGKQLHDLVVGDTVLPYYETLLEPECSSRAPGRPQCQQMDPSVLDMTRNEGEVQGFHVASLSAEPGHLLTDERKVLQATLLSADSFQPLTNTETNTRPCHPSQTSSHADPVLGESHCTGELRHFLGAREQFLCHFSSSEIIEKKKEATRTPSSADPLGSDSLPHSTAVEEDRRVIPEKVVAALPSQALSDHPGVIPHGQSQLAPRETVEDVPPGSQESSLAHKEPRTLDTTFGGDSGNFLLAAQGEKTTYFESQLVICDVQNSASLPGPKQDHVQCLEASTSLEGRASPKQGPVLPGALRRGELEAPLQQCVEWKGSVGSGQPEACRAGSEHPRPPPLPDQRPSPDPGGVREEAPCRCSQETLDCVVFSGSVEGSRTESPSRGQEDSRILPCRQPCGPQPIASHACFSPSSTLLCYRDGDLGKGTSKAAPHTLHPALPSMACGMDERGESNPREAGMLLARGLEPKGINVEFGASDSSTLEPSTNAAVLPLAQGCSSPAAPEVGTSALSHTIAATSSGSVGDPKKRIAEKAIMELEAAPFPAGMYSEPLRKFQDSPVGGQNAQESQTKPEPPVTTGRSHTLNLSEGFVESELLVEPQHGCLENAVRCLPEKPQFSAESRNHSGLVPQAKFTAKLKHMSSPQADSPWEEEEQQGYQASGGGEEPAQGRSPPRSHEGGLDGCQIRDASREEAAAAKPKTFSSGFRESAAVPLGQSGITQPAAQSPGQPPSVREQPAAPHRCSLPLIAVFSGPEHSKSPPRPQFSVVSSSRSLQELNLSVEPPSLTDEGTKEPNRSWNTCPRDYSSGKSAARTSLKMEGCDQKASSNVDNSTADHRPLQPATPPYPTSAAVSCMPTPDFRTSWMSGTLEQAQQEKLKRQGGQARPEKCHSEVDKGLLHFGSSDVNPYVLPWWPEGPAHVGWKQYVFGSAVDVSCSQTPQGLIPSNTARCSSMDNGLENRNSPFHSHLSTHANAQGLSSTHSSIENAQSSHEAWEVWGSSSALGNSHVLTDPEGAAPAKGPDPRAQFPGTLDEAGCLRSEPPLAEGSAAGPVDEIMLLYPSEVGGPVEQSRMNTLEQGTQTQGCRLHWSYTDISSAHSEASAVPVSDLSTWASMHNLSLHLAQLLHSTSELLGSLSQPSVTEKEQNTKRETPDEAPPVLMMDTYTQTTVDEGVQTDLASPPLRLQAPEANPQEVNVVLEVLGTDISTTSQEKGHVLGTLQKREAEETAWKTAGPPDPQAESPDCRPQSPPGPSSHLRFQKASSGQNLPSVSPQASPDVSLPPSSQPEEPSCLAVSSPNLSISHSPGPCPSAVESVGEPRVQKELGPMNALLVDRASSPILTLSASTHGLGLSPASSSLSAPSAHPLEDHQKLVSSLDLPLDAPRPPMDNYSQTTDESGGSQRVGALCGEDRSPLERSSGRSFLEMSSPGSPQQSPKLQVHFLEQPPQQLQPRTTTWVQSRLPPPPLRSRSQRLADGFVPEDMASLECGPLSSRGLSQGQSKTENGSESSSSLMEPQATLDISSSRAGLPHLSPCHVFKLTDTTGLQGSTLGPTEAYHPEGLLHPRSQMHMAPEPQHHSLKDLPMHNKFSNWCGVQDGSPGGLGMMELLGTRCDLSSEEQAQRPPQPLNDQSQDPEWSRKEQIPLQVGAQNLSLSVELTEAKLHRGFGETDALLRVLQSGTGEALTADEPVLSTWEELYARQKQTIETLRRERAERLQNFRRTRSLSPQKQLSLLPNRDLPSRDLDLPSRRREYLQQLRKDVVETTRSPGSASRSAHPPSEIELMLREYQRVREASKVEIAQARARLQEQTEQEKLRIHQQIISQLLREEEKLHTLATSSSLCTSSNGSLSSGVTSGYNSSPAFPGQLQSPDSVGDTNWPDSRDSWTGDVRGRSAVRDSHLNQAGSTWRTLAYSRRASRGSCCSPSSLSSLGTCSSSSYQDLAKHIVDLSVADVMAACSNDLHNLFSHQAAAGWNYQGEEQEVQLYYKVFSSTRHGFLGAGVVAQPLSHVWAAVSDPTLWPLYHKPIQTARLHRRVTKSINLVYLVCNTALCALKQPRDFCCVCVEAKEGQLSIMAAQSVYDTSMPRPSREMVRGEILPSAWILQPLTVEGKEITRVIYLAQVELGAPGFPAQCLSSFIKQQPLVIARLASFLGS; from the exons ATGGAGAGAGTGCGTAAGCAGCCCCGTCGGATGGTGTCCCAGAGCTTAGCATCTCTGGGCCAGTCAGCTAACAAGCTAAAGCCAAAGGATGAGCCAGAGGCTCTCACCCCTTCCACCCAGACCAGGAGGGCTAAGGGACCAGCAGAGTCTGGCCGCGCACCAGCAGAGTGGCGAAAAGAAGGGAACCTTAGGACCCACAAGCCAGCTAAGGGAGCCAGTTGCAGTTCCTCACATCCCCGTGGACCTAAACAAGCAGCTGGGCATGGAAAGCCAGCCAGGACTTTATGCGCAGAATCCAAACCACCTTCCCCAAACAGGGCATCAAAAAGGCAGCAGAGGGTGCTGGCAGCTAGGGTCAGAGACATTTCCAAAAAGCCCTCTTGTTTGCCTCATGGCCGCTGTATGAAGAGGCAACACAGTGCAGGGGGCCCAGACATGATGGCTTCACTCACAGATGCCAGCCCAGTAACGGATCATGCAAgagaaaatgatgatgatttaTCTGACACAGATAGCAGTTACTCAGTGGATTCTCTCTCCCATGTCTATGCCAAAGCCCTAACGGAGCCACTGAAACCAGAGGACCCCCAGGGGAAGGAGCGGGATCTCCCAGAGCCAGAGAACTCCGAAAGCAATGACAGCCAAATATCTGAGGACTCGCTAGCTGAGAAGGAGTACCAGAGCCCACAAGACAGCCCAGGGGGCAGTTGTCTCACCAACAGCCAGGGCCACCCCAGGGCCAGAGCCAGAGCCTCTGTGAGGGGCTTCAGCACGTCCTCAGACAGTGGACTATTTGCCCAAACCCACAGGAGCTTTTCCCTGGATAGCCTAGTTGATGCTGAGGAAGAACTAGGGGGAGATCAAGAGGAACCCTTCTTCGGTTTAGCCGATGAGATGCCCACAGAGACTTTTTGGCACCTGCAGACCTCCAGTCTGCCTATAGTGGACCAGGAGGCAATGTGCAGGCTTGGTCCCATCACCTACAGAACAGGAGCCAGGCTGGATGCCATCCTGCCAACGAGCAGTTCATTTTACCTTGCTCTTCAGCCCCACTGTGAGCAGTCTGAGTCAGAGGTTGAGGCACAGTCCTCTGAACAGGCCAGCACTCTCCGAGGCATGCAGCTTTCGAGAGGGAGCCCTCTGTTGTCCATGGATTCCTGGTTTTCCTGTGACTCCAAGATCAATCCCAGCAGCCCTCCAGGAGTAGTGGGTTCTTTATGTCCAAGTCCTGATGTCCAAGAATTTCAGCGCTGTGGTTGGGAGAGGTCTGGGTACTGGCTAAATATGGAAGAATTAAAGCCAACAGGTGCAGAAACAGTCCTGCCCTGTAGCCCCAGGCTGCTTCAGGGCGGTGCAAGAGATGCAAACGCAGTCCCCGCTGTTGATACGTCCAGGCTCTCACGCTGGGGGTCTCACAGGCTTCTCCAGCCAGGAGCTGATGGCACCTTTCAGGCCAGAGGTATCCCTGACATGGCCCAGCAGGGTCACTCTGAAGCATCTAGTGTGTCCAGCATGTTGGCTGCCTCTGCTGCCTCGTTCACTCATGTAGGCAGCACACCTGAGAAGGACTGGACTGCCCTTCAGCAGAAGTACCTCTTTGAACTGTCTCATCCTGTTTTGGAGGCTATAGGAGAGCCCAGGCCAGCTTTCTCCTCCCTCAAGGAGGACTCTGGTTCCCTGAACCAAGCTCCTATCAAAGGAGGAGATACTCTATTGCCAGTTGGTTCTGGGGTATCTAGCAGTCTGGATTTCAACAACTTTCCTATTCATCTATCCAAAATTAGGCGTTTGAGAGCAGAGAAAGAACAGGACAGTATGAGTCTCGAGTTAGAAGATACTTCAGATTTCTTCACAACTAGTGAGATAGAGGAGAGTAATAGTGGAACTTACTCAGCAGACGTAGAATCATTGACTTCTGGAACTACAAATGCACAGGTCTTTGCAGCAGAGAACAAGATAGCAAATTCCATGGTAGAAGCACGTGAAGTCAAACAGAACAACTTGGAAGAGTCCTCCTCTCAAGGTAGCAGGAAGCCTGGACTGATGACTTCCTCTGATGAATGTTCCCTCCCAAAGAATCCTTGTCACAGTAATGTCACCATAGCCACCAAAGAAGACCATTGGCCCCAAGGGTGCGCTCCTCTCAGGAAGAATCGTGCAGGCCAGGAGGGGCAATTAACTCACAAGAGCCACCACCCTCTGCAGGAAGAGAAAGCAGACTACCAGGAGAGCTCCAAGGAAGTAGGCAGGAGACACACCaatctttcctttgcctttccatcaGGGCCAGAGCTGTCCCTCCATTCTGCTCTCTGgaatccattcccatcttccctGCAGCCACCTCTCTTGGAAACATTCTATGTGACCAAAAGCCGGGATGTCCTGACAGAAACTGCCTTAGAGATCCCGGCTTGCAGAGAAGCGAGAgtgccttccccaccccccagggaaGCCTGGGGCTTTGGTTATGACCACCAAGTCCtccaaaatgtttatttgaagaataatttGCCAGTGTTGTTACAAAACCAGAATTCCAAGATTGCTTCATCTCAGCAGGTCACAACACAGAGGCCAATTGATCTGAACACCAAGGAAGTTAGCAGAGAAACAGGGAAATGCCTTGGAAATGTTAAAGAAGAAAGCCATAATTCGGATTACTTTTTTGTTGCCCAGAACAGACATTTTCTTCCATCTACCAGCACAAAAGTGGGTGAATTTGAAAGTCAagttggaattttaaataaacacagtCTTCCAGCCCtcaaggagggagaaaaggcCACTGTACAATCCTATTGCAATGTTTCCTCACACAGTTCTGGGTCTTGGAAGCCTCTCCTTGTTTGTGAATCTGAAGTAGGTGGGGAAGAAGAGCAGCATCAGAATGCAGTCCTAAGACAGACCCAGGCCTTTGGCACCAACAGACAGTTTCCTTCTGGGGCCAAGTCTGATTTCGTGTATAAAACCATCAATTTAGGCCTTGACAAGGACATGCTAGGGGAAACTGCTCTTTCTTTGAAGTCCAGATCAGTACATCATAGAGTCAGCAGCCCAGAGAAAATGACCCGGGATGAGAGTCTAACCcacaaggaggaagggaagaatgaaaCTGGGCTTCTTGGAAAAGCTCTCCATCCCAAAGACAGCTCAGAAGAGGGTAAGCTTCCATGGACAGAGTTTACATATGAAAGATTCCAGTCGGTTGCATGCTCTCAGGAAAGAAACCCCAATGAATGCAAGGGCCCTGGACAGTCACAAGAAATGTTAAACACCAAAGAagaactttctggaaagaaacagaataaaagagtTAATAATGCTGATGAAATGGCTAGGCTAATTAGGAGTGTAATGCAGCTGGAAAATGGCATCTTGGAAATCGAATCCAAGCAGAATAAGCAGCTCTGTGTTTCCAACACACTGGGAGTCAGTAAGGAGTTTGTGATCCAGGACCAGAAGGACCAGGAGATGGCTGACCATGAACCGGTGCCAATCAGGCACTTTTCCTTCAAGGATCAGCCATCTTCTCCAAAACAGACAGATGATGTTATCTTTAGGGATGGTGAAGATGGAGAAATGGGGGTTGATAGTAGCAGTGGGAAGGATCCCCAGGTACGGAAAATCACCCTGAGCCCCTTCCAGTCAAGGGAGTGTATACAAGATGTTAAATTTGTGAGAGAGCATACCCACCCAGCTGTATTAGACAGACCCACTAGGGATACTTGTGATTATTTAGGGACATGTACAGCTCACAGAGAGTCCACCAACACTTCTGTTAATCCAAGGAGAACGAAAGCATTGGCTAGAGCTCTGCCATTGCAGTCCAGGCCCAACAAGTCTTCTGAGAAGGAGGGTAAGTTGGTGAATGCATCAGCAAGCCCCAAAGGGGAGCCCTGTGGCTTGGGAAGTCTGGAGGAATTGGAGACCGTCAAAGGCTTTCAGGAAAGCCACGTTGCCAAGTGCGTAAGTAGTTCTAAGCAAGAGGAGCCAAAAGTTCAAGGCAGAGTTGACGAAATGGCTGTGCAAAGAGGAGGGAGcctacaggaagaaaacaaaatgatctcATTGATTCAGAAACTTCCTAGTCCAAGCCAGCATTGTATGGGCACATTTTTCAGCCAGGAGACTGGCCCACTGCTAAACCAGCCAGGCTTCTCTAGGGCTCCTCATCAAGACCTGAGTAATACCTTGCCCTTGAATTCTCCAAGGCTGCCGAGAAGCTATCCTCTTGCATCTGATAGTATAGGCATCTCTTCAGTTGACTATGTGTTGGATCCCACAATGTTGAAAATGTCTGACTCTCCCTTGGTAACTGGAGCAGTGTGCCAGGACCAGAGTGGAGAGCCCAGAAGCTGCAGCCCTCAGGGAACTGTTGCAGGTGGCTCCTCCATAGTACACTCTGCTTGGTGTGGGTCTGCGATATCCATGGCCATGGGATCTCGTGGTCAATCCAGTGTACCAGAGAGCATTcccctgggggcagagggcaggcgaTCAGCCAGCACCAGTCCCCAGGACCATGGAGAGAACCTCAGAAACACCTTGATGGGCTTGAGTACCAGGGTGGGTTCTGCTCCTGAAGATGAGGCAGCTGTACAAGGAGGAACAAGTAGAGCCAGTTCCCTGAACAGGGTCTCTAGCCCGCTTGAAGTGAGAGCCAGCTGCCTCTTAGAGGAGGGTAACGACCAAGGCAGGGAGGTGAGGCAGAAGGCAGAGGAGGTGGCTGAGGACCTCAGTCCTACCAGTGGTGCTTTCTCAGCCCCCGTGTCCCTGCCAACGGTGCCTCACTTGGAGCCCTCTGCCCCTACCTCCACGGGCCTGGCTATGTTGGAGGAGACCAGCCAGGCAAAGGCCCAGGGAAAGCAGCTTCATGACTTGGTGGTTGGGGACACAGTCCTTCCTTACTATGAGACTTTGTTAGAACCTGAATGTTCTTCAAGGGCCCCTGGCAGGCCTCAGTGTCAACAAATGGACCCATCAGTGTTAGACATGACCAGGAACGAGGGTGAAGTGCAGGGATTTCATGTGGCATCTCTTTCTGCTGAACCAGGACATCTGCTGACTGATGAGAGGAAAGTCCTTCAGGCCACACTCCTCTCTGCAGACAGCTTTCAACCTCTGACCAACACTGAAACTAATACAAGGCCCTGCCATCCCTCACAGACTTCCTCCCATGCTGACCCAGTTCTGGGCGAAAGCCACTGTACTGGAGAACTGAGACATTTCCTGGGAGCACGTGAACAGTTTCTGTGTCACTTTAGCTCTTCTGAAAtcatagagaaaaagaaagaagcaaccAGAACACCTTCCTCTGCTGATCCTTTGGGCTCAGATAGTCTTCCTCATTCAACAGCTGTAGAGGAGGACAGGAGGGTAATACCAGAGAAAGTAGTGGCTGCCTTACCTTCTCAGGCCCTTTCTGATCATCCTGGAGTGATTCCACATGGGCAAAGCCAGTTAGCTCCACGGGAGACTGTAGAAGACGTGCCCCCTGGCAGTCAGGAGAGCAGCCTGGCGCACAAAGAACCTAGAACTCTAGACACCACATTTGGAGGAGATTCAGGTAACTTCTTACTGGCTGCACAGGGAGAGAAAACAACCTATTTTGAAAGTCAGCTTGTGATCTGTGATGTTCAGAATTCTGCCAGTCTCCCAGGGCCTAAACAAGACCATGTCCAATGCCTTGAGGCTTCCACCAGCTTAGAAGGGAGAGCAAGTCCCAAACAAGGTCCtgtcctgcctggagccctgagAAGGGGTGAACTGGAAGCTCCCTTGCAGCAATGTGTGGAGTGGAAGGGGAGTGTTGGCTCTGGGCAGCCAGAAGCCTGCAGGGCTGGCAGCGAACATCCCAGGCCACCTCCATTGCCAGATCAAAGACCTAGCCCAGATCCTGGAGGAGTTAGGGAGGAGGCCCCATGTAGATGCTCACAGGAAACCTTAGATTGTGTTGTCTTCTCAGGGAGCGTTGAAGGCAGCAGGACTGAGAGCCCATCTCGGGGGCAAGAAGACAGCAGAATTCTTCCTTGCCGACAACCTTGTGGTCCTCAACCCATTGCTTCTCATGCCTGTTTCTCCCCTTCTTCCACTTTACTGTGTTATAGAGATGGTGACCTGGGGAAAGGGACTTCCAAGGCTGCCCCACACACTCTCCACCCAGCTCTACCTTCCATGGCCTGTGGAATggatgagagaggagagagcaatCCCAGGGAAGCTGGAATGCTCTTGGCACGTGGCCTTGAACCCAAAGGCATTAATGTGGAATTTGGGGCAAGTGACAGCAGCACTCTGGAGCCTTCCACTAATGCTGCTGTCCTACCTCTGGCTCAAGGCTGCAGCTCCCCTGCTGCCCCTGAGGTGGGGACAAGTGCCCTCAGCCACACAATTGCTGCTACAAGCTCAGGGTCAGTAGGGGATCCCAAGAAAAGGATTGCTGAGAAAGCCATAATGGAGCTTGAGGCTGCCCCCTTCCCTGCAGGCATGTACTCTGAGCCGCTGAGGAAATTTCAGGACAGCCCTGTAGGTGGCCAGAATGCACAGGAGTCTCAAaccaagccagaaccacctgtaacaaCTGGGAGATCACACACTCTGAATTTAAGTGAAGGGTTTGTTGAGAGTGAGTTGCTGGTggaaccacagcatggctgtttaGAAAATGCTGTCAGATGTCTTCCAGAAAAGCCACAATTTTCTGCTGAGTCCAGGAATCACAGTGGTTTGGTTCCCCAAGCCAAGTTCACAGCAAAGTTAAAGCACATGTCCAGTCCCCAGGCTGACAGTCCCTGGGAGGAGGAAGAACAGCAGGGATACCAGGCTTCAGGTGGTGGTGAAGAGCCTGCCCAGGGCAGGAGTCCCCCACGTTCCCATGAAGGTGGCTTGGATGGCTGTCAGATTAGAGATGCCAGCAGAGAGGAGGCGGCTGCGGCCAAGCCCAAGACGTTCTCATCAGGCTTCAGAGAATCAGCCGCTGTCCCCTTGGGGCAGAGTGGAATAACACAGCCTgcagcccagagcccaggccagcccccttctgTCAGGGAGCAGCCGGCTGCCCCCCACAGGTGCTCACTCCCTCTGATTGCAGTCTTCTCTGGCCCCGAACACTCCAAGTCCCCCCCAAGACCACAGTTCTCTGTGGTCAGCTCTTCCCGGTCTCTTCAGGAGCTGAACTTGAGTGTGGAgcctccttccctcacagatGAGGGTACAAAGGAGCCTAACAGATCGTGGAACACATGCCCCAGGGACTATTCTTCAGGAAAGTCCGCCGCAAGAACATCTCTGAAAATGGAGGGCTGTGATCAGAAAGCCTCGTCTAATGTGGACAACAGCACTGCTGATCACAGGCCCCTGCAACCTGCCACCCCTCCCTACCCAACGTCTGCAGCTGTTTCGTGTATGCCAACCCCCGATTTCAGGACCAGCTGGATGTCTGGTACTCTGGAACAGGCCCAGCAGGAAAAGCTCAAGAGACAAggtggccaggccaggccagagaAGTGTCACTCCGAGGTGGATAAAGGACTGTTGCACTTTGGCTCCAGTGATGTCAATCCTTATGTCCTGCCCTGGTGGCCAGAGGGGCCTGCGCACGTTGGCTGGAAACAGTATGTGTTTGGCAGTGCAGTCGATGTCTCCTGTAGCCAGACACCCCAGGGCCTGATACCATCAAACACAGCCCGGTGCTCCAGCATGGACAATGGCCTAGAAAACCGGAACTCCCCATTCCACTCCCACCTCAGCACCCATGCCAATGCCCAGGGCCTGTCGAGCACGCACAGCAGCATTGAAAATGCCCAAAGTTCACATGAGGCCTGGGAAGTATGGGGTTCCTCATCTGCCTTGGGGAACTCCCATGTCCTGACTGACCCTGAAGGAGCAGCCCCCGCTAAGGGTCCTGACCCGAGAGCCCAGTTCCCGGGTACCCTTGATGAAGCAGGCTGTCTGAGGAGTGAGCCCCCTTTGGCTGAAGGAAGTGCTGCAGGTCCAGTGGATGAGATTATGCTGCTGTATCCATCAGAGGTGGGCGGCCCCGTGGAGCAGTCCAGGATGAACACCTTGGAGCAGGGCACACAGACCCAAGGCTGCAGGCTCCATTGGAGCTACACCGACATCTCCTCTGCTCATTCAGAAGCCAGTGCAGTGCCGGTCTCTGATCTGTCCACTTGGGCTAGCATGCACAACCTGTCTCTCCACCTCGCGCAGCTCCTGCACAGTACCTCGGAGCTGCTGGGGAGTCTCTCCCAGCCAAGTGTGACTGAAAAGGAGCAGAATACCAAGAGGGAGACCCCAGATGAGGCACCCCCGGTCCTTATGATGGACACCTATACACAGACCACTGTGGATGAGGGGGTCCAGACTGACCTGGCCTCACCACCTCTGCGCCTCCAGGCCCCAGAGGCCAACCCTCAGGAGGTCAATGTGGTCCTTGAAGTGCTGGGCACAGATATCTCCACCACATCTCAAGAAAAGGGACATGTCCTAGGGACACttcagaagagagaggcagaggaaacagcatggaaGACGGCAGGGCCCCCAGATCCTCAGGCAGAAAGCCCCGACTGCaggccccagagccccccaggacCCTCATCCCACTTGAGGTTTCAGAAGGCCTCCTCTGGACAGAACCTCCCTTCCGTGAGCCCCCAGGCTTCCCCTGatgtctccctgcctcccagctcccagccagaGGAACCGTCCTGCTTGGCTGTGAGCAGCCCCAACCTCAGCATCTCTCactccccagggccctgccccagTGCTGTGGAATCTGTCGGGGAGCCTAGGGTTCAGAAGGAGCTGGGTCCCATGAATGCCTTGTTGGTGGACAGGGCCTCTTCCCCAATTCTCACACTTAGTGCCAGCACCCACGGCTTGGGGCTGTCCCCAGCCTCTTCGTCTCTTTCAGCCCCCTCAGCTCACCCTCTTGAAGACCACCAAAAGCTTGTCTCCAGCCTAGACCTTCCCCTTGATGCCCCCAGGCCTCCAATGGATAATTATTCTCAAACCACTGATGAGTCAGGTGGCTCCCAGAGAGTGGGGGCTTTGTGTGGAGAAGACAGAAGTCCCTTAGAAAGGAGCAGTGGCAGGTCCTTTCTTGAGATGAGCTCCCCCGGCAGCCCACAGCAGAGCCCGAAACTCCAAGTTCATTTCTTAGAGCAGCCCCCTCAACAGCTTCAGCCCAGGACCACCACCTGGGTCCAAAGCAGACTGCCGCCTCCACCACTGAGGAGCAGGAGCCAGAGGCTGGCCGATGGCTTTGTGCCTGAGGACATGGCTTCCCTGGAGTGTGGCCCACTGAGCAGTAGGGGGCTGAGTCAAGGCCAGAGCAAGACAGAAAATGGGAGTGAGAGTTCATCATCGCTAATGGAGCCACAAGCCACTCTGGACATTTCCTCTTCGCGGGCAGGCCTCCCACACCTTAGCCCCTGTCATGTCTTTAAGTTAACTGATACCACAGGGCTCCAGGGTTCCACCTTGGGCCCGACAGAGGCCTACCACCCTGAGGGGCTGCTGCACCCTAGGTCCCAGATGCACATGGCCCCTGAGCCCCAGCATCACAGCCTGAAGGACCTCCCAATGCACAACAAATTTAGTAATTGGTGTGGGGTTCAGGATGGCTCTCCTGGGGGGCTAGGTATGATGGAGTTACTGGGGACCAGATGTGACCTCAGCTCTGAAGAGCAAGCACAGAGGCCCCCACAGCCTCTTAACGACCAGAGCCAGGATCCTGAGTGGTCCCGGAAGGAACAAATTCCCCTGCAAGTTGGGGCTCAGAACCTCTCACTCAGCGTGGAGCTCACGGAAGCGAAACTGCACCGCGGCTTTGGAGAGACTGATGCCCTGCTGCGGGTGCTGCAGAGTGGGACCGGGGAGGCACTCACGGCCGATGAGCCTGTGCTGTCCACCTGGGAGGAGCTCTATGCCCG GCAAAAACAAACCATTGAGACTCTCCGGAGAGAGCGGGCTGAGCGACTTCAGAACTTCCGCCGGACACGAAGCCTCAGCCCCCAGAAACAACTGAGCCTCCTGCCTAACAGAGATCTTCCCAGCCGGGACCTTGACTTACCCAGTAGGCGTCGAGAATACCTGCAGCAACTGAGGAAGGATGTTGTGGAGACCACCAG GAGTCCAGGGTCGGCATCGAGGTCTGCTCACCCACCCTCTGAGATAGAGCTGATGCTACGAGAATATCAGCGGGTCCGTGAGGCGTCCAAGGTGGAGATCGCCCAGGCCCGGGCCCGACTGCAGGAGCAGACTGAACAGGAGAAGCTGAGAATCCACCAGCAGATCATCTCCCAGCTGCTGAGG gaagaggaaaaactACATACCCTGGCCACCTCCAGCTCCCTGTGCACCAGCTCCAATGGAAGCCTCTCCTCCGGTGTCACCTCTGGTTACAATAGCAGCCCAGCCTTTCCAGGCCAGCTCCAGTCCCCAGACAGTGTG